From the Endomicrobiales bacterium genome, one window contains:
- a CDS encoding APC family permease, with protein sequence MFSFIIGKAHNPYDPKIFHNIALVAFLAWVGFGSDGITSSCYGPQEAFFALGAHTHLSIFVALATAITIFLISASYSQVIEAFPYGGGGYLVASKLLSPNTGMISGCALIIDYVLTITVSVASGADAIFSFLPQSFHIYKLEFAMLALICLIIFNLRGAKESVKPLIPIFLVFIATHVFVIIYSLISNANAFPALYETTKTDVATSYSQIGLFGIFFIIMRAYSMGAGTFTGIEAVSNGMPLIREPKVKNAKKAMVYMSLSLAFMVVGLMLTYLFYNVQPEFGKTYNAIAFEHLTASWGAGGKLFVLITLFSEAALLFVAAQTGFLGGPRVLANMALDRWFPTRFTALSDRFVNKNGVLIMGIAALAIMLLAQGSVKFLVVLYSINVFITFTLTQLGMVKHWWIERKKQPRWKKKILINGLGLLLTSTILIVMLIIKFYDGGWITLLVTGALVIFAFTIKTHYFKTAKLLHRLNTLITAANINSITDKNDDGLIENPKSEFDPNAKTAILLVNGYNGLGLHTLFGVIRLFDNSFKNFIFVQVGIINSGNYKGAQEVDNLEIKIKEDINHYVNYIRKSGRHADGIALIGTDVLDEIEQLAPRIMEKFPNAVFFGGQLVFPEDTFITRWLHNYTVFALQRKFYSKGIPFILLPIRV encoded by the coding sequence ATGTTTAGCTTTATAATTGGCAAAGCCCATAATCCCTACGACCCCAAAATATTCCACAACATAGCTTTAGTCGCATTTTTGGCATGGGTTGGCTTTGGCTCTGACGGTATTACATCATCTTGCTACGGACCGCAAGAAGCATTTTTCGCACTTGGAGCACACACACATTTAAGCATTTTTGTGGCTCTGGCAACCGCTATTACCATTTTCTTAATAAGTGCAAGTTACTCGCAGGTTATTGAAGCCTTCCCCTACGGCGGCGGCGGTTACTTAGTTGCAAGCAAACTACTTTCCCCAAATACCGGAATGATTTCCGGCTGCGCGCTTATTATTGATTATGTACTAACAATAACCGTGTCGGTCGCAAGCGGCGCGGATGCAATTTTTAGTTTTTTACCGCAAAGTTTTCATATTTACAAACTTGAGTTTGCAATGCTTGCCCTAATTTGCCTGATAATTTTTAACCTACGCGGCGCAAAAGAATCGGTTAAACCACTTATTCCTATATTTCTTGTTTTTATTGCAACTCATGTTTTTGTAATCATATACTCCCTAATCTCAAACGCGAATGCTTTTCCCGCGCTTTATGAAACTACTAAAACCGATGTTGCCACATCTTATTCGCAGATAGGCCTTTTTGGGATATTTTTTATTATTATGCGCGCATATAGTATGGGTGCAGGTACTTTTACAGGCATTGAGGCCGTAAGCAATGGTATGCCACTTATTAGGGAACCAAAAGTTAAGAACGCTAAAAAAGCAATGGTTTATATGTCACTTTCACTTGCTTTTATGGTTGTTGGGCTTATGCTTACATACCTGTTTTATAATGTTCAGCCAGAATTTGGCAAAACCTACAATGCCATTGCTTTTGAACATTTAACGGCAAGCTGGGGTGCAGGCGGGAAGCTATTTGTACTGATAACACTTTTTTCAGAAGCCGCACTGCTCTTTGTTGCCGCGCAAACCGGCTTTTTGGGTGGCCCAAGGGTGCTTGCTAACATGGCACTTGACCGCTGGTTTCCCACCCGTTTTACCGCGCTTAGCGACAGGTTTGTAAACAAAAACGGCGTGCTTATTATGGGAATTGCGGCTCTTGCAATTATGCTTCTTGCCCAGGGTTCTGTTAAATTTTTAGTGGTGCTTTATAGTATAAATGTTTTTATTACATTTACGCTTACGCAATTAGGAATGGTTAAGCATTGGTGGATAGAAAGAAAAAAACAGCCGCGTTGGAAAAAGAAAATATTAATTAACGGGCTTGGGCTTTTGCTTACCTCAACTATTCTCATTGTAATGCTTATAATCAAATTTTACGATGGCGGTTGGATTACACTTTTGGTAACCGGCGCTCTTGTGATTTTTGCTTTTACTATAAAAACTCATTACTTTAAAACCGCGAAACTTTTACACCGGCTAAACACACTCATTACTGCCGCAAACATAAACTCAATAACAGACAAAAATGATGATGGGCTTATAGAAAACCCTAAAAGCGAATTTGACCCTAACGCAAAAACAGCAATTTTGCTTGTTAACGGTTATAACGGGCTTGGCTTGCACACACTTTTTGGCGTTATACGACTTTTTGATAACAGCTTTAAAAACTTTATTTTTGTTCAGGTTGGTATAATAAATTCCGGAAACTACAAAGGCGCGCAAGAAGTTGATAATTTGGAAATAAAGATAAAAGAAGACATTAACCACTATGTAAACTACATTCGCAAAAGCGGCCGCCATGCCGATGGTATAGCTTTGATTGGCACAGATGTATTAGACGAAATTGAACAACTTGCCCCAAGAATTATGGAGAAATTTCCAAACGCGGTTTTCTTTGGCGGTCAGTTAGTTTTCCCTGAAGATACATTTATTACCCGCTGGCTGCATAACTACACGGTTTTTGCCTTACAGAGAAAGTTCTACTCAAAAGGCATACCTTTCATACTTCTTCCTATTAGAGTTTAG